DNA sequence from the Caulobacter segnis genome:
GCCACAAGGACCAGGCGCGCCAGGCCTTCGACCGGGCGATCGCGCTCGCCAACACCGCCGCCGAGGCGGCCAGTATCCGCCAGTACCTGGACCGCGTGACCGCCGAGGCGGAAAAATCCGCGAGCTAGTGTCGGACGTCGGGCGTCTCGCGCGTCCTTGCGTGGAAGCCGCGAAGGGCGGTCATTGCGTCGGGCGAAAGCCGGACAAAGGGGCAGGGAGAGAGCTCATGTTGAAGATCATTCTGATCGCCGTCGTCGTCGCCATCGTCGGCGTGCTGGTCTTCGCCGCGACGCGGCCGGACAGTTTCGTGGTCACGCGAACCGCCGTCATCGACGCGCCGCCCGAGACGCTGGAGGGCATGGTTTCCGACTTCCACCAGTGGGCCGCCTGGTCGCCGTGGGAGAAGCTGGATCCCGGCATGACTCGCACCTACGGCGGCCCGGCCAGCGGCGTCGGCGCGACCTATGCCTGGGTCGGCAACGACAAGGTCGGCTCGGGAAGCATGGAGATCGAGACGGTGACGCCGGGGCGCGAGGTCGTCTTCGGACTGCACTTCCTCAAGCCGTTCAAGGCCGACAACACCGGCCGCTTCGTGTTCGAGCCGCAGGGGGCGGGCGCCACGAAGGTCACCTGGTCTATGTCCGGCAAGAACCCCTACATCGCCAAGCTGATGGGGCTGGTCTTCAACATGGATCAGGTGATCGGCAAGGACTTCGAGAAGGGCCTGGCCGACATGAAGGTCGCGGCCGAAAGGCGAGCCTGACCAAGGGGTTGGCGGCGGCGACGCGCTCTCGGTTGAAGTAAGTTCTTGATTTGTTCCATGTGGCGCGCATAATCGCGGCATGGCCGAGGCAGTGAAATCGGCGCCGCCGCCCAGGGGGCGGGGCGCGAAGTCCAATCGAACCGGGCGGTTCGAAGCGCGGGAGCGCGAGGCGTTCGACGACGGCTGGGGCGAGGAGGAAGAACCCAAGCAGTTGAAGACCGAACTGCAGCCGATGAAATCGCGGACGATCATCGCCCGCAACCAGAGCCCGGACGTCGGCTTCGACCGTTCGATCAATCCGTACCGCGGGTGCAGCCACGGCTGCATCTACTGCTACGCCCGGCCCAACCATGCCTATCTCGGCCTGTCGCCGGGCCTGGACTTCGAGAGCAAGATCTTCTTCAAGCCGCACGCGGGCGAACTGCTGGAGAAGGAGTTGGCCAAGGCCAGCTACAAGCCGGCGACGATCCACATCGGCGGCGACACCGATCCCTACCAGCCCGACGAGAAGCAGCTGCGGGCGACGCGTCAGGTGATCGAGGTGCTGGAGCGTTACGGCCACCCGTTCACGATCATCACCAAGTCGGCCCTGATCCTGCGCGATCTCGACATCTACAGCCGTCTGGCGGCGCGCAAGCTGACCCGGGTGGCGATCTCGATCACCACCCTGGACCGGCGGCTGGCGCGCAGCATGGAGCCGCGCGCGGCGACGCCCGGCAGGCGGATCGAGGCGGTGCGACGGCTGACCGAAGCCGGGGTGCCGGTCACGGTGATGTTCGCGCCGGCCATTCCCGGTCTCAACGACCATGAGGTCGAGACGGTGCTGGAAGCCTCGGCCAAGGCGGGCGCGCGAGGGGCGGGCTATGTCGCCCTGCGTCTGCCGCGCGAGATCGCCCAGCTGTTCGAGGAGTGGCTGGAGAGCGACTATCCCGACAGGGCGCGTAAAGTGATGTCGCTGGTCCGTCAGATCCGCAAGGGCGAGACCTATAGCGCCAACTGGGGCGAACGGATGGTGGGCGACGGTCCGGTGGCCGAGGTGCTGCGGCAGAGGTTCCATCTGGCGGTGAAGAAGTTCGGGCTGGACCAGCCCTGGACGCCGCTGGACGTCAGCCAGTTCACGCCGCCTCGTTTGGGCGGCGGCGGGCAAATGGATTTGTTCGGGTGACCAGGACTTAGAGGCCTTGACCCCGCCGCCCGCGCTGGCGAAGCAAGGCCATGATCTCCGTCGTCCTCGTCGCCTCCGAAGACCTGCCGGGCCTGGCCGCCCAGATGACCATGCTGGTGCCCGCCGCCGTGGATGGCCTGGTCAAGGAGGTGGTGCTGGTCGGCGACGACGGTCCGGGCGTCCAGGCCCTGGCCGAGGACAGCGGCGCGCGGCTGGTGACGGCCCGGGGCGATGTCGGCGCTCGGCTCGCGGCGGGCGTCGCCGTCGCGCGAGGCGATTGGGTCCTGACTCTGCGCGCGGCGCCGGCCCTGCGCGAAGGCTGGCGAGAACCGGTCGAGAAGCACCTGGCGGGCGGAGCGGGCGCGCCGGCGGCCCTGGCGATTCCGGGCGGCCTGCTGAGCAAGCTGTCGCCACGCCTGCATGGCGTGCTGGTCCGCCGCCTGGATTGGCCCCAGAACTGGC
Encoded proteins:
- a CDS encoding PA0069 family radical SAM protein, with the protein product MAEAVKSAPPPRGRGAKSNRTGRFEAREREAFDDGWGEEEEPKQLKTELQPMKSRTIIARNQSPDVGFDRSINPYRGCSHGCIYCYARPNHAYLGLSPGLDFESKIFFKPHAGELLEKELAKASYKPATIHIGGDTDPYQPDEKQLRATRQVIEVLERYGHPFTIITKSALILRDLDIYSRLAARKLTRVAISITTLDRRLARSMEPRAATPGRRIEAVRRLTEAGVPVTVMFAPAIPGLNDHEVETVLEASAKAGARGAGYVALRLPREIAQLFEEWLESDYPDRARKVMSLVRQIRKGETYSANWGERMVGDGPVAEVLRQRFHLAVKKFGLDQPWTPLDVSQFTPPRLGGGGQMDLFG
- a CDS encoding SRPBCC family protein, with protein sequence MLKIILIAVVVAIVGVLVFAATRPDSFVVTRTAVIDAPPETLEGMVSDFHQWAAWSPWEKLDPGMTRTYGGPASGVGATYAWVGNDKVGSGSMEIETVTPGREVVFGLHFLKPFKADNTGRFVFEPQGAGATKVTWSMSGKNPYIAKLMGLVFNMDQVIGKDFEKGLADMKVAAERRA
- a CDS encoding cell wall biosynthesis glycosyltransferase, which codes for MISVVLVASEDLPGLAAQMTMLVPAAVDGLVKEVVLVGDDGPGVQALAEDSGARLVTARGDVGARLAAGVAVARGDWVLTLRAAPALREGWREPVEKHLAGGAGAPAALAIPGGLLSKLSPRLHGVLVRRLDWPQNWPASGGDERALARSLKVRTLRY